The genomic region ATTCGGTGGACAGCCGGGCGCTTACGATCCCAACAATCCCTATGCCTATCCCGGGACCAACGTACAGGCGCCTGCCTATGGGATGAATCAGGCTTACGGCGGGCAGCAATACGGCGGACAGCCACAGTATGGGCAGATGGGGGGAGGACTGCCTCAGTCCGGTTACCAACCTCAGCCCAGCTTGCCGCTGCAGCCGGGATATCCGGCCACGGCTCCCGGCGCCACGGCGCCGGCCTATCCTCCACAGGGCAATCCGGGTTATCCGCCGCAGATGGGACAAGCCATGCCGCAGCATCAGCCGCAACTGTATCAGCAGCCGGCCATGGATCCGTACCAGCAGCAGTATCAACAGCAGCCTATGGCGGGAATGCAAGGGTATGCTCAGCCAGGCATGACGGGACAAGGGCAGGTCTATCAGCAGCCGGTCATGGATCCGTATCAACAACAGTATCAGCAACAGCCCATGGCGGGGATGCAGGGCGGCTATAACCAGCAGACGATGCCGGGACAGCCGTATCAGCAGTACCAACAGCCCTATCAGCAACAGCCGATGCAGAACTACCAGCAGCAGCAGCTTTATCAACAGCCGGTCGCGGCGCAGCCGTATGGTTATGGCGGCCAACCGGCTGGAATGGGATATGGTGGACAAGTCTACCCGCGATCCGTCGCGGGACCTGCCGAACCGGTCGCGTTGGACGTGGCCTTGGTCCGTCAGGTCCCCACGCCGTCCGGCAAAGGCAAGCACGTGGTCATGATGCAGGACGGGGAGACGCTCAAAGGGGGGCCGAACGGCGATCGTTTTAAGTTGATCGTGCGGACGAATTGCGAATGCTTCGTCTATGTCATCTCAATCGACGGATCCGGCTGGGCTCAACCGGTCTTTCCACTGGATAACGGCAGCGTGGCCAATCCGCTCAAGCCAGAAGTCGAACAGGCATTTCCGGAGGGACAATATTGGTTCACGTTGGATCAATATAAGGGGGTGGAAACGTTCTTCCTGGTGGCTTCCCCGGCGCGACGGACCGATATCGAGGAGAGTCTGGCTCACCTGGCCGGCCAGCAACGGCCCACGGGTCAGGCCGCGGCCAAAGTCGAGGAGCCGGCGGTCATTCCCAACGGATTCGGAAAGACCGAAGCGGCCAAAGCCACGATGGTCAAGGATGAGTCGCAACAGCCCGTGCAGGTGACCCCGCTTTCATACGTGGCGACGAAGCCGGGCGAAGACGTGCGGGTGACGCGCTGGTTCAACCACCAATAGATCGGATTGGTGCGAGGCAGACGGACATGACGCGACGACTATGCGGTCTCATCGCTTCGATGAGTCTGACCGTTCTCGCGGCCGGAGTGTGGCCCGGTTTCGGGCCCGGCATTCCAGGCAGCCTGGCGCAAGTGTTCCCGCCCCGGTCCAACACTCAGTCCGTTCCGGCACCGCCGCAGGGACAGGGGGGACAGCCCGGGGGCGCTCAGGCTCCGGTGCCGCAGGCTCAACCACCGCACATGCAGATGCCGGCTAGCAACATGCCGGGACAGTATCAACCGCCTCCGCCGCCCGCTCCGCTGCAGAAAACCGTCCCCTTCACGACGCTGTTGGGCGGCGATCTGTCCAAGTCTTACGTCCAGCTGACTAACCTGCGTGGCCAGATGGATTCGAATTTTGTCATCGGGCGGAGTCTCGCCGGACGATTCACTCTTCCGCCGTACATTCACGATGCCTCGAATGCGGCTAAAGTCTACATCCTGACCAACGGGTTATCGAATCCGCCCATCGTGAAGCCCGAAGGAAACGAACTTCACCTCGAATTTCATTTTCCTGCGCTTCAGCTCAAGACGTATTACAAGGACTATTCACCCGAAGGGGATCAGGCCGTAGGGGATACGGTCGGTGAAGGCATCATTATCGACGTGTTTCTCATCCCCGTCACGAATCACCAAGGCTATCCGACGTACCAGTCGGCGCGGACCGCGTTCCGCGGCCAGCTGAAGTCGCAGGACAAGTGCGTGTTTTGGTTCGACGTCATCTTTCCGATCAACATTTGCGATGTGTCTAAAAAGTATCTGGCCACCCTCGGCTCCGCCATCGAAAACGGCATGCGAGAGGCCCTGTTGCATCCCCAAACCAGAACTCAATTCGATCAGGTGGTGTGGCAGTCCTTGCGGACCGACCTTCTCATGCAGGCCGGGGTCAATCCCATGAGTCCTGCACAGATCATGGTGCTTGAAGGTGCGTTTCGTGGGACCGATTACGTCGTCAAGTACCTGCCGCGGTAGCCTCCTGAACCATTCTTCGCTCCCAATGCATCAACGTTTCTCCCGCGAGGCCGTGACGCGATTGGCGCCGTTCTCTTAGGCCTATTTCCTCCGTGCGATCGGGTCACCGGCCGGGTCTTGATAGCGGACCTCGAATGAATTGATCTTGCCATTGAACTTGAACGGCGCCCGGTCGAAATATGCCAGCGAGACGGGGGAATAACTGTCCATGCCCACGTCGAATGCGTCGTTGGCCGTAAAGCCGAGCGGCGCATTGCGCGGCACGCGGCCGGTTGCCAGTTCCTGTCCGTTGATTCGGATCGTCACGTCCATGGTCTTGACATGACCGGTGCCGGCAGCGCGCGAGTCCACCTCGATCGTTGCTTTGCCGAACGAGACGGGAATGGCCGCCTCAATCCGCGTCCGTTCAAGCTCAAACAAGTTATATTCGTAGATGAGTTTGCCGTCTTGGATCCAAAGCGCCAGCCCTCCTGAGAATCCGCCGAGCGCATACAGGACACCCGCCGAATCCAACTTGAGGTCCACATCGATCGTGACTCGGTTGCTCCGTGCCCCGAGCTTGGGTGCGGCGAACTCCGGCACCATGGTGACGTCTTGCGTGTAGTGGAACTCGGTCGCGGGATTCTGCGGCGCGTATTCCGGATGGAAGACCGCCGACCACAGTCCCCCGCCGATCGGATAGACCTTGTTGGCCCGCGCGGCTCCATCGAACGCCTTCTTGAGTTCGGCGAGCTTCTTTGGCTGCTGCTTGGCGAGATCGCGTGCCTGCGAATAGTCGCTGCGGAGGTCATAGAGTTCCCAGGTATCCGTATCCGGAGACCACTTGAGAATGCTGGGATCGATCCCGGGCACCCATGGAATGCGCGGCCCGAACGCCGAGGCGATGAACCCATCCTGATACAAGCCGCGACTTCCCATGACCTCGAAATACTGGCTCTTCTTTCGTTCCGGTGCGGCCGCAGCGGCAAACGCGTATTTCATGCTGATGCCGTCCAGGGGATCCTGTGACACCCCGTCCACCGCTTGTGGAGCTTTGATGCCGATGACGTCATAGATGGTCGGCACGATATCGTTGACATGGTGGAACTGGGTGCGCGGTGCCTTGTCTGGCGTGATGGACTTCGGCCATGAAACGGCCAGCGGCGTCCGCGAGCCGCCGAAATGCGAGGCGATGAGTTTGGTGCCTTGGTGCGGGGTCGATCCCGCCCACGCCCAGCCGGCATGGTACATATTGTCAGTCTTCGGGCCTCCCAGCGCGTCCAGACCGCCCAACTCATTCAGCGCACGGATATGGTCCTCAATTTCCGTGGCGATGCCGTTCTGTGCCAATAACTCACTGATGGTGCCGTGCTGCCCCTCGGCGCTGGAACCGTTGTCCCCCCACACATAGAAAATGAGGGTGTTGTCACGAATGCCGAGATGATCCAATTCATCCAGCAGCCGGCCGGCCTGCGTATCGGCATGCTCGACATAGCCGGCGAACACCTCCATCAGTCGACGCTGAAACGGCTTCTCTTCCTCCGGGATATCCGTCCAGCCGGCGAGGGTCGGGGGCCGCGGGGTGAGTTCCGTATTGGCCGGAATCCAGCCGAGCTCCTTCTGCCTTGCGAAGATGCGGTCACGCATCGCATCCCACCCGTCATCGAACTTCCCTTTGTACTTGTCGGCCCACTCCTTGAAGATGTGATGCGGACCATGGGCGGCACCGGGCGCCCAGTACATGAGAAACGGCCGCTCCGGCGTCAAGGCGCGCTCCTGGCGCATCCACTTGATTGCCTTGCCCGTCATGTCCTCGGTGAAGTGATAACCGTGGCGGTTCGACGATCCTGCGAGGCGCACCGTGTTTTCGACCACGGCCGGCTCCCACTGCGAAGACTCACCGGCAAGAAAGCCATAAAAGTAGTCGAAGCCCACGAGCCGGCCGGTCGGCCAACGGTCATAGGGCCCGACCGAACTGGTTTGGCTTGCCGGCGTGTTGTGCCATTTGCCGAAGGCGGAGGTCGCATAGCCATAGGAGCCGAGCACCTTGGCGACCGACGCGGTGGTGGGCGGCCACATGCCGGTATATCCGTCCCAATCATTGGCAAGCTCGGCGATCTGACCGAAGGCCACGCGATGATGATTGCGGCCGGTCAAGAGGGAGGCGCGCGTCGGCGAGCACATGGCCGCATTGTGAAAGCGATTGAATGAAATGCCCGCGCTCGCCACACGTGTCAGCGTCGAAGAGGTGATATCGCCGCCGTACGTGTTTGGCAGCGCCGGTCCGACGTCATCGAGCATGATAACGAGAATATTCGGCGCGTCTTTAGGCAGCCGCTGCGCCTGGGCTCGCGGCTTGTACATGGACTGCTCGATCGTGCGGCCGGCCGTACTGCCGGACGGAACCGGTGGGAACGGCAGTCTCTCCTGCGCGAGCGCCGATGCGGACGCGGAAGCAACCGCCAACATCGCGACGGTGATCATGATTCGATTCATGTCGGTCTCCCCTCAACCATGCGGTCGATCTCGATTGTCGGCTGGAATGCGTGTTGAGCTACGAGAAGAGTCTTGCATTCACCAACCAACTCTCCTCGATGACATGCTGTAGGCAAGGCTATCTAAGTATAGGTTTCGTGGTGATCAGGCGGTGGGAGTATATACGGAATGGGCGCTCGAATCCCACTGTTGCAAGTGACCGGATGGTCCGGCCACCGCTGGTGTGGCAACGGCCGTCCAATCCCGTGAGGACGTCATAGACCGATCATGATCAACTCGAACTTGGCGTTGTAGCCGATCGATGGAGCGGCGTTGGGATCACTGATGCGCGTGGAAATAGTGGACGATCCCGGACCGACGGCCAGATAGAACCCGCTGACTGTTTGGATCGTATACGAGCAGTTGGGTGGTTGCTCGACGATCTTGAATTTTTCCCATGCCTGAACTTGGTGTGCATCCGTATGGAGGTTGTCGCCGCTCGCGAGCCCTCCACCATTCACGGCCGTCACATAATTTCCACTGGAGGTCTGCAAAGCGTATGTCCCGTCGTTCTGCTTGATCAATTTGAATCTTGATCCCACTTGCAACCCGCTAAAGGCCGTCATGGCCTGACTCGTCCGTCCACCTCCACCCAGTGCCGTGAGATAGCTGACAAAATCCCCCTTGCCAGGGACCATGCCGGTTCCGGTCGGCCGGATGGCATATTGATAGCCCGATCCCAGATCGCCGCATTTTAGGAAATAATAATACTCCCAGGTTGAAGCTTTCGTCGCATCGGTATGGAAAGCATCGTTCGCCTTTCCGCCGCCTCCGAGGGCGGTGAGAAAGTGCCCATCGTAGGTTTTCATGGTATAGGTGCCAGCCGCGCTCGGGCCGTCCACTCGAAAGAGCGCAATATCCGACTGAGGCGTTTGCAATTCCGTTTGCACGGGTTGCGTGGCGTTGGGCGGTCCACCAAGCCCGCCCACGGCGCTCACGTAGTATCCGCCGCTCGTCTGAATTGTCGTGAAATCTGGTTGAACAGACGCCAGCCTGAACCTCTGATTCGGTCCGAGTACTGAAGGCACGGTGATGACGGCATCGATACTATGGTGTCCCCCGTCCCGCGCAGTAAAGGGAGTGCTCTGCAAGTACGACCGGATGGCAAACTCTCCCGGAAGGGTGCCGAACGCAGGCGGGTTCGGCGGCACGCTCGGAGTCATCTGTTTGAACTCGAGACCAGGTTGCAGAACTCTGGGAGCCAACCCACGCTCTTGCACGTCTCCGGCCGGCGGTTCGTTCGGGAGTGCGATGGGCGGCGTCGCTTCCACCGTCGGACTTGGCTCATTAATCACCGGGGGTGGGTCGTCGGCGAAATTCACTGCCACGGTCAGCCCAGAGGCGACAGTCGCCCATGCGACAGCCATGCATAATTGTCGTAATCTCGAAGGGGTTTGATGAAATCGCATGGCAGTTCCTCCTTCATCTCATAAGTCACGGCCCGGACGCGTTCATGCCTCAATGGGTAGTCGCAAGGGATTCGTATGAAAGGCTCATCGACTACGGCGTGGTGCCATCCGTCGGATCAAACGGACTCGGTTGCACAATTTCAGGTTCTTCTACTTGGTCTTTCTCAACCCCCCGGCTCATCACGGCCATGTTGGTGCCGGTCATCGCTCCCGTCGCTGCCACAAGACCTGACGAGACCTGGCAGGTGAATTCACGCGACGTACCGGGTGGGAGTAGGCCAAAAAAACTGGCGGTATTGCCAGAAATAGGTAGGGACTGCACCTGTGAGCCATTCGCCGTCGTGGTTCTCATCGTGAATCCGGTGAGTTGGGGCGGTCCAAACTTTGTCGCGGTTTGGTTCTTATCGAGGACGCACATGACGGTTTGCGTCTGACCGGGTTCGCACACGGCGCCTTCTTCGACACCGACGACGTTGAGCGGACCCACGACATTTCCTCCGCTGGGGTTGAAACAGGCGACCACCATCGTTCCGCGTGCGGAGCTACCGCTCCAGCGCAGGCGGGTGTTACCCGTCAGTGCGGCATCATTCATTCCCATCTTCTGGAGAATCCATCCGCGGAAATTATAGACATCCGTGAACGTGGCTTCACCGGTTGGGGTCTTACAATCGCTTACCGTCCCTTGCGAGGCAATCCCCCGGACTGTCGCCCGGCCGTACTCGACCGTGACGAATCCTGATCCGCTGTCGCCTTCACACAACGATGCATTGGCTGCCGCCGCAGTGATATAGAACTTCGGCGCGAAACTGTCCGGCCCGATAGGTGCTCGGAAAATGGCGAACTGTCCCGCCGGTGTATTGAGGTTGTGACTGAAGTTGGCCACGGTTCCCACGACCCCTTGGCGGCGCGAATCTCTTGGCAAACCGACGGTCTGAAGATAGGGGGTAATCGAGAAGGGCTGAGTCACTCTAATCAGCGCGATGTCGTTGAGTTGATCTGAGCTGCTCGATGAATACTGCTCATGGCTGTAGATTCCGCCTGAGCCGGAACCCGCCTGGCGAGTCTCTGATCGGCTCTGCCCGGTGTATGGATCGGTCCGGGTGTAGGTGACGGTGGCGCCGCTGATCTGCACGCAATGCGCAGCGGTCAAGACCCAGCGTGGATCGAGGAGGACGCCTTTGCAGGTGAGTCTCGACTGGACACT from Nitrospira japonica harbors:
- a CDS encoding DUF4384 domain-containing protein is translated as MTNSQPSLQQSSFRRFELSTLLGFLLLSSCAAAPFLIPAGIEFARNLLMTSNKNYGSKYSEDMNRLMMRLSTPYVAMGLPMGTPQSALIPPAMQQPGMNQMVGQGMPGQPGMDPYAQAGQMQGMQNPGYAQGSYGQQPGMGYGMQGSQFGGQPGAYDPNNPYAYPGTNVQAPAYGMNQAYGGQQYGGQPQYGQMGGGLPQSGYQPQPSLPLQPGYPATAPGATAPAYPPQGNPGYPPQMGQAMPQHQPQLYQQPAMDPYQQQYQQQPMAGMQGYAQPGMTGQGQVYQQPVMDPYQQQYQQQPMAGMQGGYNQQTMPGQPYQQYQQPYQQQPMQNYQQQQLYQQPVAAQPYGYGGQPAGMGYGGQVYPRSVAGPAEPVALDVALVRQVPTPSGKGKHVVMMQDGETLKGGPNGDRFKLIVRTNCECFVYVISIDGSGWAQPVFPLDNGSVANPLKPEVEQAFPEGQYWFTLDQYKGVETFFLVASPARRTDIEESLAHLAGQQRPTGQAAAKVEEPAVIPNGFGKTEAAKATMVKDESQQPVQVTPLSYVATKPGEDVRVTRWFNHQ
- a CDS encoding arylsulfatase, encoding MNRIMITVAMLAVASASASALAQERLPFPPVPSGSTAGRTIEQSMYKPRAQAQRLPKDAPNILVIMLDDVGPALPNTYGGDITSSTLTRVASAGISFNRFHNAAMCSPTRASLLTGRNHHRVAFGQIAELANDWDGYTGMWPPTTASVAKVLGSYGYATSAFGKWHNTPASQTSSVGPYDRWPTGRLVGFDYFYGFLAGESSQWEPAVVENTVRLAGSSNRHGYHFTEDMTGKAIKWMRQERALTPERPFLMYWAPGAAHGPHHIFKEWADKYKGKFDDGWDAMRDRIFARQKELGWIPANTELTPRPPTLAGWTDIPEEEKPFQRRLMEVFAGYVEHADTQAGRLLDELDHLGIRDNTLIFYVWGDNGSSAEGQHGTISELLAQNGIATEIEDHIRALNELGGLDALGGPKTDNMYHAGWAWAGSTPHQGTKLIASHFGGSRTPLAVSWPKSITPDKAPRTQFHHVNDIVPTIYDVIGIKAPQAVDGVSQDPLDGISMKYAFAAAAAPERKKSQYFEVMGSRGLYQDGFIASAFGPRIPWVPGIDPSILKWSPDTDTWELYDLRSDYSQARDLAKQQPKKLAELKKAFDGAARANKVYPIGGGLWSAVFHPEYAPQNPATEFHYTQDVTMVPEFAAPKLGARSNRVTIDVDLKLDSAGVLYALGGFSGGLALWIQDGKLIYEYNLFELERTRIEAAIPVSFGKATIEVDSRAAGTGHVKTMDVTIRINGQELATGRVPRNAPLGFTANDAFDVGMDSYSPVSLAYFDRAPFKFNGKINSFEVRYQDPAGDPIARRK
- a CDS encoding fascin domain-containing protein; this translates as MAVAWATVASGLTVAVNFADDPPPVINEPSPTVEATPPIALPNEPPAGDVQERGLAPRVLQPGLEFKQMTPSVPPNPPAFGTLPGEFAIRSYLQSTPFTARDGGHHSIDAVITVPSVLGPNQRFRLASVQPDFTTIQTSGGYYVSAVGGLGGPPNATQPVQTELQTPQSDIALFRVDGPSAAGTYTMKTYDGHFLTALGGGGKANDAFHTDATKASTWEYYYFLKCGDLGSGYQYAIRPTGTGMVPGKGDFVSYLTALGGGGRTSQAMTAFSGLQVGSRFKLIKQNDGTYALQTSSGNYVTAVNGGGLASGDNLHTDAHQVQAWEKFKIVEQPPNCSYTIQTVSGFYLAVGPGSSTISTRISDPNAAPSIGYNAKFELIMIGL
- a CDS encoding trypsin-like serine protease, which gives rise to MISIPRRNRSIESYLSAVIVITGLASGCVGQPSSSSPSAGDPNAVQERAVSRAQLDTGRVPSKTAQPTAPSAPTPIVLPPTGGKFEPDYRYPWVVSVQSRLTCKGVLLDPRWVLTAAHCVQISGATVTYTRTDPYTGQSRSETRQAGSGSGGIYSHEQYSSSSSDQLNDIALIRVTQPFSITPYLQTVGLPRDSRRQGVVGTVANFSHNLNTPAGQFAIFRAPIGPDSFAPKFYITAAAANASLCEGDSGSGFVTVEYGRATVRGIASQGTVSDCKTPTGEATFTDVYNFRGWILQKMGMNDAALTGNTRLRWSGSSARGTMVVACFNPSGGNVVGPLNVVGVEEGAVCEPGQTQTVMCVLDKNQTATKFGPPQLTGFTMRTTTANGSQVQSLPISGNTASFFGLLPPGTSREFTCQVSSGLVAATGAMTGTNMAVMSRGVEKDQVEEPEIVQPSPFDPTDGTTP